Within Osmerus mordax isolate fOsmMor3 unplaced genomic scaffold, fOsmMor3.pri Scaffold_227, whole genome shotgun sequence, the genomic segment TGGAGTTCCTGGCGGAGGGAGCGCCCAGCTCCATCAACCTGGATTCCCACAGCTACGAACGCACCAGCCAGAACCTGAGAGAGCCGGGCCGCTACAGCTACGAGGACGcccaggtagggagggagggagggagggagggagggagggagggagggagggagggagggagggagggagggagggagggagggagggagggagggagggagggagggagggagggagggagggagggagggagggagggagggagggagggagggagggagggagggagggattgtcaGCTTGCTTCACAGTCCATTAGTGCAACTGATGTACTGTTGCTAAGCATAGCTGAGCTCCTTATCTTAACATCTAgggaaaaaacatttttgtctGCGTCGTTGTTGTACATTgtcccactcactcacacacacacacattcacacacacactttctcttctctttcaggCCCACATCTATAAGCTGATGAAAAGTGACAGTTACACGCGGTTCCTGCGCTCCAATGCCTACCAGGACCTCTTGCTCGCTAaaaagaaggtgtgtgtgtggcacgtgtatgtgtgtgagtgcttgcatgtgtatgtgtgtgcttatgtgtgtgtgtgtgtgtatacactgcTTTTAGTGAAGACCATCTTTTCCTAATGGTTTTCTTCTGAAATGTCCTGACTTCCCTCGCCTGTCTTCCCCTCAACTCCTGTCCCATGATGCTTTGGGCTCCAGCCTGAGACCGAACAGGGCCGACGTACGTCCTTGGAGAAGTTCACACGCTCAGTGGTCTGTAGATGACTTCTACCTTCACATGTTGTCTGTGAGAGTGTAATGACCTGGTGCTGCCTTCCATGGCAAGGACAAATATATT encodes:
- the LOC136939538 gene encoding regulator of G-protein signaling 6-like, which gives rise to FWMAVQDLKRRPLQDVSERAQEIWVEFLAEGAPSSINLDSHSYERTSQNLREPGRYSYEDAQAHIYKLMKSDSYTRFLRSNAYQDLLLAKKKPETEQGRRTSLEKFTRSVGKSLAGKRLTGLMQSS